Proteins found in one Populus alba chromosome 14, ASM523922v2, whole genome shotgun sequence genomic segment:
- the LOC118055924 gene encoding V-type proton ATPase 16 kDa proteolipid subunit, which yields MSSTFSGDETAPFFGFLGAAAALVFSCMGAAYGTAKSGVGVASMGVMRPELVMKSIVPVVMAGVLGIYGLIIAVIISTGINPKAKSYYLFDGYAHLSSGLACGLAGLSAGMAIGIVGDAGVRANAQQPKLFVGMILILIFAEALALYGLIVGIILSSRAGQSRAE from the exons aTGTCTTCGACTTTCAGCGGCGATGAGACTGCTCCTTTCTTCGGCTTCCTCGGGGCCGCTGCTGCCCTCGTCTTCTCAT GCATGGGTGCTGCCTACGGGACAGCAAAGAGTGGCGTGGGTGTGGCTTCAATGGGAGTCATGAGACCCGAACTCGTTATGAAGTCAATTGTCCCAGTTGTCATGGCTGGAGTGTTGGGAATTTATGGGTTAATTATAGCTGTTATTATTAGTACTGGAATCAATCCAAAGGCTAAATCTTATTATCTTTTCGATGGATACGCACACTTGTCTTCTGGTCTTGCTTGCGGGCTTGCTGGTTTATCTGCTGGAATGGCTATTGGTATTGTTGGCGATGCTGGTGTCCG aGCTAATGCACAGCAGCCGAAGCTGTTCGTGGGCATGATTCTCATTCTCATCTTTGCTGAAGCACTTGCTCTCTATGGTCTCATTGTGGGGATCATTCTATCATCCCGGGCTGGTCAGTCTCGTGCAGAATGA